CGGGCTTTACTCCCGAGTGCGTCCGCTTCCTGGCCCAGGAACGGGACGTGTTGGGCGTCGGGGTGGAGACGGTGGGGACCGACGCCGGCCAGGCGGCCAACTTCGATCCCCCCTTCCCGGCCCACAACATCATGCAGGGCGCCGGCAAGTTTGGCCTGGCCAGCCTCTGCAACCTGGACCAACTGCCGCCGGTGGGCGCGGTGGTCATCGCCGCGCCCCTCAAGCTGGTCAACGGCTCGGGCAGCCCCCTGCGGGTGTTGGCCCTGGTGCCGGGCCAGGCGTAGCCGCCCGTGCCGGCCCCACTGGCCGCACCATGGGCAAGTGGGGCGTGACATTTTTCTAACTACAGAGCCCGCGGAGAACGCAGGGGGACTTCTTCCCCCGGCGCACGCCGCGGGCTCTGGCCTTCACGATGCCTCCACCTCCTGCCACAGCCGCTGCATCTCCGGGCAGCGGGCCAGGAGCTGGTCCAGGGGGCCTGTGTCCACCACGCGCCCTGCCGCCAACACCACCACCTGGTCGGCCCGACGCAGGGCCGCCCGACGGTTGGACACGGCCAGGAGGGCGCTCGGCCCCCGGACGCCATGGCGGCGGGCCAGCAGTCGCTCCCATAGTTGGGCCTCTGTCTCCATGTCCAGGCCCCTGGACAGGTCGTCCAGGATCAGCAGCTCCGGCGCCCGCACCAGCAGGCGGGCGGCCGCGGTGCGCTGGAGCTGCCCGCCGGACAGGCGTGTCCCCCGGGGACCCACCAACGTGTCCAGGCCGGCCTCCAGCCGCGGCATATCAAGCTCCAGCACCGCATCGTGAAGGGCCGTCGCCAGTTCGTCTGGTTCGGCCGGGAAACCCAGCAGGATGTTCTCCCGCAGGGTGGCGCTGAACAGGTGGGGTTCCTGGGGCACGTAGCCGCAGCGGGGCGGCGCCAGGAAGGTGGCCGGATCGGCTACCGGCTGGCCATTCCAGCGGATCGTCCCTGCCTGGCTCGGCAGGAATCCCAGCAGTGCCTGTAGCAGGGTGCTCTTACCCGCCCCCACCTGACCGCAGATAACGGTGAAAGAGCCCCGCTGCAGACGCAGGTTCACCCCATCGATGCCTTGACCGCCGGCCTGGCGGCGGCAGGTGAGGCCGATGACTTCCAGCTCCTCCAGTCGCGTCTCCAGGTCGTCCCCGACCTGTCCGGGCGCCTGGACTTCCTCCACACGCATCTCTGGCCAAAAGTCCACACCGGATGGGCGGCCCTCAGGCCTGGCCGCCACCAGGGGAACCTGGGGCGGCAGCAGCTCTTCCAGCCGTCGCTGGGAGACCTCCGCCTGTCTGGCGGCGGCCAGGAGACGCCCCAGCACACCCACCAGTTCGCCTGCGCCCGTGTTGTTCAAGGCGATGTAGCTGGCGAAGAGCGCAAAGTCGCCCACCGAAAAGCTGCCTGTGTGCATGCGATTCGCCGCGAAGAGCAGGACCATCCCCGTGGCCAGGGGAATGGCCGCCCGGTTGAGGGAGCGGGCCAGGGCATCCCAGGTGGCATCCTGGACCATGGCCCGGCGCCGCCCATGGCCTAGCCGGATGAAACGGGCCACGGCTGCCTCTTCGGCCGTGGCCACCTGCAGGGCCTGGACGCCGTTCAGGATTTCACCCAGCAGGCTGGAGACCGCGCCGGTGGCGGTGCGGGCTGTTGTGCGCACCGCCTGAAGCCGCGCGCCCAGCCGTCGCATGAGCCAGATGGACGCGACCATGGGCACCAGCGCCAGGAGCGTCAGGGGCACGTCGATGCTCAGCATCACGCCCAGGGTGAGGAGGGTGGCCGTCAGGTATCCCCCGCTGAACGGCACGATCCATGCTGGTTCGATGACGGCCTGGGTGTCCTCGTCCAGCCGGTTGAGCACTTCCCCCACGCTGAAGGGCACCTGGAGGGGGCGGGAGGCCATGATTGCCTGGAACACCCGGCGTTGGAGCAGGCTCTGCATCCGATAGTACTGATAGGCCGAACTGCCCGCGTAGCCCATCTCCACCAACTGCACGGCGATACGGTTGGCCAGAAAGAGGACCAGCAGCGTCTGGATGCTGAAGCGGGCCGGCGCGGCACCGGTCAGGGTATCGAAGAAGGCGCGGCTGATGAGCCCGAAGAGCAGGGGCAACGAGGCGTAGAGGATGGACGACAGGAAGATGCCCAGGGCCAGCCACGGCGCCGCGCGCAGCAGATGCCACGTGAGT
The DNA window shown above is from Litorilinea aerophila and carries:
- a CDS encoding ABC transporter ATP-binding protein; the encoded protein is MSLARLTWHLLRAAPWLALGIFLSSILYASLPLLFGLISRAFFDTLTGAAPARFSIQTLLVLFLANRIAVQLVEMGYAGSSAYQYYRMQSLLQRRVFQAIMASRPLQVPFSVGEVLNRLDEDTQAVIEPAWIVPFSGGYLTATLLTLGVMLSIDVPLTLLALVPMVASIWLMRRLGARLQAVRTTARTATGAVSSLLGEILNGVQALQVATAEEAAVARFIRLGHGRRRAMVQDATWDALARSLNRAAIPLATGMVLLFAANRMHTGSFSVGDFALFASYIALNNTGAGELVGVLGRLLAAARQAEVSQRRLEELLPPQVPLVAARPEGRPSGVDFWPEMRVEEVQAPGQVGDDLETRLEELEVIGLTCRRQAGGQGIDGVNLRLQRGSFTVICGQVGAGKSTLLQALLGFLPSQAGTIRWNGQPVADPATFLAPPRCGYVPQEPHLFSATLRENILLGFPAEPDELATALHDAVLELDMPRLEAGLDTLVGPRGTRLSGGQLQRTAAARLLVRAPELLILDDLSRGLDMETEAQLWERLLARRHGVRGPSALLAVSNRRAALRRADQVVVLAAGRVVDTGPLDQLLARCPEMQRLWQEVEAS